A stretch of Brassica napus cultivar Da-Ae chromosome C6, Da-Ae, whole genome shotgun sequence DNA encodes these proteins:
- the LOC106406415 gene encoding microtubule-associated protein 70-1 yields MTDVTTDGGFSAETPYPSLTASASYKDTSSGGGGKTSSRRRPIRPSFDAATDNNEFITQLHGSDPVKVELNRLENEVRDKDRELGEAHAEIKALRLSERQREKAVEELTDELTKLEEKLKLTESLLQGRNLEIKKINEEKKASMVAQFAAEATLRRVHAAQKDDDMPPIEAILAPLEAELKLARSEIGKLQEDNRALDRLTKSKEAALLDAERTIQTAMAKAALVDDLQNKNQELMKQIEICQEENKILDKMHRQKVAEVEKLTQTVRELEEAVLAGGAAANAVRDYQRKFQEMNEERKTLDRELARAKVTANRVATVVANEWKDGNDKVMPVKQWLEERRFLQGEMQQLRDKLAISDRAAKSEAQLKEKFQLRLKVLEETLRGTSSSSVRNTPEGRSMSNGPSRRQSLCGADNLQKFGSNGFLPKKSSSSQMRNAFTSNSTSVLKNAKGTSRSFDGGTRSLDRGKALLNGPGKYSFNKACDEAKESESSPNAWKEDSEEKSPSELPAPTTEDNVPGVLYDLLQKEVVALRKSSHEKDQSLKDKDDAIEMLAKKVETLTKAMEVEAKKMRREVAAMEKEVAAMRVDKDHDNRAKRSSNTKNPSNTAQILTGRAAGRSGLTRSTQ; encoded by the exons ATGACGGATGTAACAACCGACGGAGGCTTCTCGGCCGAGACGCCTTATCCGTCGTTAACAGCGTCGGCGTCTTACAAGGATACCAGCAGCGGCGGAGGAGGGAAAACCTCGTCTCGGAGAAGGCCAATTAGGCCAAGCTTCGACGCCGCCACCGACAACAACGAGTTCATCACTCAACTCCACGGCTCGGATCCAGTGAAGGTGGAGCTTAATCGCCTCGAGAACGAAGTTAGAG atAAGGATCGAGAGTTGGGAGAAGCACACGCCGAGATCAAGGCGTTGAGGCTATCCGAGAGGCAAAGAGAGAAAGCTGTTGAAGAG CTTACGGATGAGCTTACTAAGTTGGAGGAGAAGCTCAAGTTAACTGAATCGCTTCTCCAAGGCAGA AATCTTGAAATCAAGAAGATCAATGAGGAGAAGAAAGCCTCCATGGTGGCTCAGTTTGCTGCTGAAGCCACCTTGAGAAGAGTCCACGCTGCTCAAAAAGATGATGACATGCCTCCTATTGAAGCCATTCTAGCACCGTTAGAAGCTGAGCTTAAGCTTGCACGATCTgag ATTGGGAAGCTTCAGGAAGATAACAGAGCATTGGATCGTCTCACTAAATCAAAAGAAGCGGCTTTGCTTGATGCTGAGAGAACTATTCAAACTGCCATGGCTAAAGCTGCCTTGGTTGATGATCTTCAGAATAAGAACCAAGAGTTGATGAAACAGATTGAGATCTGTCAG GAAGAAAACAAGATTCTAGACAAAATGCACAGGCAAAAGGTTGCTGAGGTGGAAAAGCTTACTCAGACTGTACGAGAGCTGGAAGAGGCTGTTCTTGCTGGTGGCGCTGCTGCTAATGCTGTGAGGGATTACCAGCGGAAGTTCCAAGAGATGAAT GAAGAACGGAAAACACTTGACCGTGAACTTGCGCGTGCAAAGGTTACAGCAAACAGAGTTGCTACGGTGGTTGCAAATGAATGGAAGGATGGTAATGATAAAGTGATGCCTGTGAAGCAGTGGCTTGAAGAAAGAAGGTTTCTTCAG ggagAAATGCAGCAACTCCGTGATAAGCTTGCCATATCAGATCGAGCTGCTAAATCTGAAGCACAACTAAAA GAAAAGTTTCAACTACGGCTTAAAGTGCTTGAAGAGACATTGAGAGGCACCTCAAGCAGCAGTGTAAGGAACACACCTGAGGGAAGAAGCATGAGTAATGGACCCTCTCGCAGGCAGTCACTTTGTGGAGCAGATAATCTACAAAAGTTCGGATCAAATGGCTTTCTGCCAAAGAAATCTTCATCTTCTCAGATGAGGAATGCCTTTACTTCTAACTCCACCTCAGTATTGAAGAACGCTAAAGGAACATCTAGGTCATTTGATGGAGGCACAAGATCATTGGACAGAGGCAAGGCACTCCTAAACGGACCTGGGAAGTATTCATTCAACAAGGCTTGTGACGAAGCCAAAGAATCAGAGTCGTCACCTAATGCCTGGAAAGAAGATTCAGAGGAGAAGTCACCGAGTGAACTCCCTGCACCAACAACTGAAGACAATGTCCCAGGGGTTTTGTACGATTTGCTTCAAAAGGAAGTAGTTGCATTGAGAAAATCTTCACATGAAAAGGATCAAAGCCTCAAAGACAAGGATGACGCCATAGAG ATGTTAGCCAAAaaggttgaaactttaacgAAAGCAATGGAGGTTGAAGCAAAGAAGATGAGAAGGGAAGTAGCTGCAATGGAGAAAGAGGTTGCTGCTATGCGTGTGGATAAAGATCATGATAACAGAGCTAAAAGGTCTTCAAACACCAAGAACCCGTCCAACACCGCCCAGATTCTTACTGGAAG AGCTGCTGGACGAAGTGGGTTAACAAGGAGCACACAATGA
- the LOC106406822 gene encoding E3 ubiquitin protein ligase RIE1 isoform X1, with translation MSSSSPQSPTMSDSSSSPLLRSRQSPRRRQPVIAVLLNRATGRRGASMVVRETAAQELEERRADWGYSKPVVALDMLWNAAFVVVAAVMLLVYKEEKPNVPVRFWICGYAAQCLVHVVLVWLEFRKRNASRSGEDLEAGEGSGGGVRNDSDDEDGDERILSTKTCESMNTIISFVWWIAGFYWLVSGGEILLENASHLYWLTFVFLSFDVFFAVFCVVAACLIGIALCCCLPCIIALLYAVAGQEGASEADLSILPKYKFQMMSNGEKQTDGGGKMIPIEAGTEYSGNERVLEPEDADCCICLSSYEDGTELVTLPCNHHFHSTCIEKWLKMNATCPLCKFNILKGNEQE, from the exons atgtcttcttcttcacctcaaTCTCCAACCATGTCCGATTCCTCCTCCTCCCCGCTTCTCCGCTCCCGTCAATCTCCCCGACGCCGCCAGCCCGTAATCGCGGTTCTGTTAAACCGAGCTACGGGTCGGCGAGGAGCTTCGATGGTCGTGAGAGAGACGGCCGCGCAGGAGCTCGAGGAGCGGAGAGCCGATTGGGGCTACTCGAAGCCCGTCGTGGCTCTCGACATGCTTTGGAACGCGGCCTTTGTGGTTGTCGCGGCTGTGATGCTTTTGGTTTACAAGGAGGAGAAGCCCAACGTTCCGGTTAGGTTTTGGATCTGCGGTTACGCGGCTCAGTGCCTTGTTCATGTGGTGCTTGTGTGGTTGGAGTTTAGGAAGAGGAACGCTAGTAGGAGTGGTGAGGATTTGGAAGCTGGGGAAGGTTCTGGTGGTGGAGTTAGGAATGATagtgatgatgaagatggtgATGAGAGGATCCTCAG CACTAAGACTTGTGAATCGATGAACACCATTATATCATTTGTCTGGTGGATTGCTGGCTTCTACTGGCTTGTATCTGGTGGTGAGATCCTTCTAGAAAACGCATCGCATTTGTACTG GTTGACTTTTGTTTTCCTGTCATTTGATGTGTTCTTCGCCGTCTTCTGCGTTGTGGCTGCGTGTCTTATCGGAATCGCTCTCTGTTGCTGCCTCCCTTGTATCATTGCTCTTCTTTACGCCGTTGCCGGGCAG GAGGGTGCATCGGAAGCAGATCTCAGTATCCTTCCCAAGTACAAGTTTCAGATGATGAGCAATGGCGAAAAGCAAACAGATGGTGGCGGGAAAATGATACCTATCGAAGCAGGCACTGAGTATTCGGGAAACGAACGTGTACTTGAGCCTGAAGATGCT GACTGTTGTATATGTCTGAGTTCATATGAAGATGGAACAGAGCTGGTGACACTTCCTTGTAACCACCACTTTCACTCGACGTGCATCGAGAAGTGGCTGAAAATGAATGCGACATGTCCACTGTGCAAGTTCAATATTCTCAAAGGTAATGAGCAAGAATGA
- the LOC106406822 gene encoding E3 ubiquitin protein ligase RIE1 isoform X2, which translates to MSSSSPQSPTMSDSSSSPLLRSRQSPRRRQPVIAVLLNRATGRRGASMVVRETAAQELEERRADWGYSKPVVALDMLWNAAFVVVAAVMLLVYKEEKPNVPVRFWICGYAAQCLVHVVLVWLEFRKRNASRSGEDLEAGEGSGGGVRNDSDDEDGDERILSTKTCESMNTIISFVWWIAGFYWLVSGGEILLENASHLYWLTFVFLSFDVFFAVFCVVAACLIGIALCCCLPCIIALLYAVAGQEGASEADLSILPKYKFQMMSNGEKQTDGGGKMIPIEAGTEYSGNERVLEPEDA; encoded by the exons atgtcttcttcttcacctcaaTCTCCAACCATGTCCGATTCCTCCTCCTCCCCGCTTCTCCGCTCCCGTCAATCTCCCCGACGCCGCCAGCCCGTAATCGCGGTTCTGTTAAACCGAGCTACGGGTCGGCGAGGAGCTTCGATGGTCGTGAGAGAGACGGCCGCGCAGGAGCTCGAGGAGCGGAGAGCCGATTGGGGCTACTCGAAGCCCGTCGTGGCTCTCGACATGCTTTGGAACGCGGCCTTTGTGGTTGTCGCGGCTGTGATGCTTTTGGTTTACAAGGAGGAGAAGCCCAACGTTCCGGTTAGGTTTTGGATCTGCGGTTACGCGGCTCAGTGCCTTGTTCATGTGGTGCTTGTGTGGTTGGAGTTTAGGAAGAGGAACGCTAGTAGGAGTGGTGAGGATTTGGAAGCTGGGGAAGGTTCTGGTGGTGGAGTTAGGAATGATagtgatgatgaagatggtgATGAGAGGATCCTCAG CACTAAGACTTGTGAATCGATGAACACCATTATATCATTTGTCTGGTGGATTGCTGGCTTCTACTGGCTTGTATCTGGTGGTGAGATCCTTCTAGAAAACGCATCGCATTTGTACTG GTTGACTTTTGTTTTCCTGTCATTTGATGTGTTCTTCGCCGTCTTCTGCGTTGTGGCTGCGTGTCTTATCGGAATCGCTCTCTGTTGCTGCCTCCCTTGTATCATTGCTCTTCTTTACGCCGTTGCCGGGCAG GAGGGTGCATCGGAAGCAGATCTCAGTATCCTTCCCAAGTACAAGTTTCAGATGATGAGCAATGGCGAAAAGCAAACAGATGGTGGCGGGAAAATGATACCTATCGAAGCAGGCACTGAGTATTCGGGAAACGAACGTGTACTTGAGCCTGAAGATGCT TGA
- the LOC106406747 gene encoding zinc finger protein BRUTUS-like At1g74770, with the protein MGGKTHLRSLPVVTVQNTKLADAPVLLFVYFHKAFRAQLVELRRFATDASAAGSFSGELAGELRRKFEFLKLVYKYHSAAEDEVVFLALDERVKNIVSSYSLEHAGTDDLLSSLFHWLHVLEEELGSVSDVLREVILCIGTIQSSICQHMLKEERQVFPLLIEKFSFREQASLVWQFICSVPVMVLKDFLPWMMSYLSHEEKTEVVNCMKDIVPNEDLLQQVISSWLINNIPSTCGASTKIVKCVQYGDVSKNTKNSSRTQEARGCFKWFCRWSEKALFIKNVGHSPIHGLQLYQNAVEKDLRDIQEELCQEKSPRLLLDLDVVMARLNFLADVLVSYCNAFNKFFHPVLGEIASSSTNQFTIDICLGNFKRFLYKSDDAKMWTEGFLLKLQEELDSLVLQVTKQFSVHRTKVFPVISKNCNHEMQRQVLYTSIHVLPLGLLKCVIPWFSAHLSEEESQSILHFLTLKDSFPKKIFPRLLLQWLPFGYSDKTSVGSSWKQLFAMLCFFKRNKSSTFFMLPAAGDMYKTPYSSRMLFSGNLRSRHLHMDDPFTMYRKPIDLLFFFHKAMKVDLDYLVSGSARLASDSSFLMEFQQRFHLIKLFYQIHSNAEDEIAFPAPEAKGKLQKITHSFSIDHELETKHFDKVSLILNEMSELNMLVSTMKYERLCLSLQEICRSMHKILSEHFKQEETELWCLFRGCFTIEEQEKIIGCMLGRISGETLKDMIPWLMDSLTSDEQHDAMSLWLQATRGTMFVDWLNEWYNGHIIKEEAREANNIKYEHLLSMSQEPSILSSSIETIHGQHPSYRDAHSSVFGCEHYKRNSKLLAPCCDQLFTCIQCHDDEADHSVERKHIEKMMCMKCLMIQPIGANCSNASCKSSIGSYFCKICKLFDDERSIYHCPYCNLCRVGEGLGIDYFHCMKCNACLSCSLKEHVCRENWLEVDCPICCEYIFTSRTVIKPLPCGHLMHSACFQEYTRSNYTCPVCSKSLGDMKSYFKMLDELLAEEKMPDEYSNKTQVILCNDCGRKGYRKCTSCGSYNSKLL; encoded by the exons ATGGGCGGCAAAACTCATCTTCGTTCCCTTCCGGTGGTTACCGTCCAAAACACTAAGCTTGCGGATGCCCCCGTTCTGCTCTTCGTTTACTTCCACAAGGCTTTCCGTGCCCAGCTAGTGGAGCTCCGTCGTTTCGCTACTGACGCCTCTGCAGCCGGTTCCTTTAGCGGGGAATTGGCCGGGGAGCTACGCCGGAAGTTTGAGTTTTTGAAGCTTGTGTACAAGTATCACAGCGCAGCTGAAGATGAG GTTGTCTTTTTGGCGCTCGATGAACGTGTGAAGAACATTGTTTCTAGTTATTCGCTTGAGCATGCTGGCACAGATGATCTCTTATCCTCATTGTTCCATTGGCTACATGTTCTTGAAGAGGAATTAGGGAGCGTAAGCGATGTACTTCGTGAAGTTATCCTATGCATAGGCACCATTCAGTCATCCATATGCCAACATATGCTTAAAGAAGAGCGGCAG GTCTTTCCTTTGTTAATTGAGAAGTTCTCGTTCCGAGAACAGGCATCACTTGTGTGGCAATTCATTTGTAGTGTTCCAGTGATGGTACTCAAAGACTTTTTGCCATGGATGATGTCTTATCTCTCTCACGAGGAGAAAACTGAAGTTGTGAATTGCATGAAAGACATAGTTCCAAATGAAGACTTATTGCAACAG gtgATAAGCTCTTGGCTGATCAACAACATTCCATCGACTTGTGGGGCTTCTACAAAGATCGTAAAATGTGTCCAGTATGGAGATGTGTCTAAAAATACGAAGAACTCATCTAGGACACAGGAGGCCAGAGGATGTTTTAAATGGTTCTGCCGGTGGAGTGAAAAGgctctttttattaaaaatgtagGTCACAGCCCAATTCATGGTCTTCAGCTTTATCAAAATGCAGTTGAAAAAGATTTGAGAGACATTCAAGAAGAATTATGCCAAGAGAAATCCCCAAGACTTCTTTTGGACCTTGATGTAGTCATGGCTCGGTTAAACTTCCTTGCTGATGTTCTTGTTTCTTACTG CAATGCATTTAACAAGTTCTTCCACCCGGTGTTAGGAGAAATAGCCTCTTCAAGTACAAATCAATTCACCATAGATATTTGTCTTGGGAATTTTAAGAGATTTTTATACAAAAGTGACGATGCTAAAATGTGGACGGAGGGTTTTCTACTGAAGCTTCAGGAGGAACTTGATTCCCTTGTACTCCAAGTAACAAAGCAATTTTCTGTACATAGAACAAAG GTATTCCCAGTCATCAGCAAGAATTGTAATCATGAAATGCAAAGGCAGGTCCTGTACACAAGCATACATGTCTTACCTCTTGGATTGCTAAAGTGTGTCATACCATGGTTCTCTGCTCATCTGTCAGAAGAAGAATCTCAATCCATTCTTCATTTCTTGACTTTAAAAGATTCTTTtcccaaaaaaatatttccacGCCTCTTGTTGCAGTGGCTACCTTTTGGCTACTCAGACAAAACCTCTGTTGGAAGTTCTTGGAAACAGCTCTTCGCAATGTTATGCTTCTTTAAAAGAAACAAGTCCTCAACCTTCTTCATGTTGCCGGCTGCTGGAGACATGTACAAGACACCTTACTCTAGTAGAATGCTTTTCTCCGGAAACCTTAGGTCTCGTCATCTCCATATGGATGATCCATTTACCATGTATAGAAAACCAATTGATCTCCTTTTCTTCTTCCACAAGGCAATGAAGGTGGATCTTGACTACCTTGTTAGTGGATCAGCAAGACTAGCATCCGACTCTAGCTTCCTCATGGAGTTTCAACAGCGGTTCCAtctgataaaattattttatcagaTACACTCTAATGCAGAGGATGAGATTGCGTTTCCAGCACCGGAGGCAAAGGGAAAGCTACAAAAGATCACTCACTCATTTAGTATTGATCATGAGCTAGAAACCAAACACTTTGATAAGGTGTCATTAATTTTAAATGAGATGTCAGAGCTGAACATGTTGGTTTCTACAATGAAGTATGAGCGGTTATGTCTGAGTCTCCaagagatatgcagatccatgCACAAGATATTGTCAGAGCATTTCAAACAAGAAGAAACTGAGCTATGGTGTCTGTTCAGGGGCTGCTTTACTAttgaagaacaagagaaaatCATAGGATGCATGCTTGGGAGAATAAGCGGGGAAACACTGAAGGATATGATTCCCTGGTTAATGGATTCTTTGACATCTGATGAACAACATGATGCAATGTCCTTATGGCTCCAAGCGACAAGGGGAACAATGTTTGTCGATTGGCTAAATGAATGGTACAACGGTCATATTATCAAAGAGGAAGCAAGAGAAGCAAACAACATAAAATATGAACACTTGTTATCAATGAGTCAAGAACCATCCATCCTCTCAAGCAGTATAGAAACAATTCATGGTCAGCATCCATCTTATCGAGATGCTCATAGTTCCGTCTTTGGCTGCGAGCACTACAAGAGGAACAGCAAGCTTCTTGCTCCTTGTTGTGACCAGCTCTTCACGTGTATACAATGCCATGATGACGAGGCTGATCACTCGGTGGAAAG GAAACATATCGAAAAGATGATGTGCATGAAATGCCTTATGATTCAGCCAATTGGTGCAAATTGCTCAAATGCGTCGTGCAAGTCGTCAATTGGAAGCTACTTCTGCAAGatatgtaaattatttgatGATGAAAG GTCAATTTATCATTGTCCCTACTGCAATCTTTGTCGGGTAGGGGAAGGACTGGGCATTGACTACTTCCATTGCATGAAATGCAATGCTTGTTTGTCATGTTCCTTAAAAGAGCATGTTTGCCGGGAAAATTGGCTAGAAGTTGATTGTCCGATTTGCTGCGAGTACATCTTCACCTCCAGAACCGTGATAAAGCCTCTTCCATGCGGTCACTTGATGCACTCAGCATGCTTTCAG GAATACACTCGTTCAAATTACACATGCCCTGTCTGCAGCAAGTCGCTAGGAGATATGAAG AGCTACTTTAAGATGTTAGACGAATTGCTAGCGGAAGAAAAGATGCCTGATGAATACTCCAACAAGACTCAG GTGATACTGTGTAATGATTGTGGAAGAAAAGGATACCGCAAATGCACTTCTTGTGGTTCATACAATTCAAAGCTCCTTTAG
- the LOC106402392 gene encoding IAA-alanine resistance protein 1-like, with product MSLSLTRLAVPFLVLVLFLDLCVYTGLSHSTPAREDHDHHHEEVKMKLPEELAEEEDMRLCGFGPCLHHDHDHDHDHESSSSLSGFALWVNALGCSLLVSLASLICLILLPVMFVQGKPAKWFVDALALFGAGAMLGDAFLHQLPHAFGGGHSHSHDHHESHDHHDHSHSHSDSPSHSHSIQDLSVGLSVLAGIVVFLLVEKLVRYVEENSSGSNAWGHHHHHHHAGGSKKLKDEDDHNNADKQCPSDATENSSEKVSKDKSLRKRKTSAIDGVDKSNSGSETISNGKLDKPEQAEKNSSLVFGYLNLFSDGVHNFTDGMALGSAFLIYGSVGGWSRTMFLLAHELPQEIGDFGILVRSGFTVTKALFFNFLSALVALAGTSLVLVWGDEPGQSSLIEGFTAGGFIYIAVAGVLAEMNNNSGKSTVKNSVCHLISLMLGMSVALVISLLE from the exons ATGTCGTTGTCACTGACAAGACTCGCTGTTCCGTTTCTCGTTCTGGTGCTGTTCCTGGATCTGTGCGTATACACCGGACTCTCTCACTCAACGCCGGCGCGTGAGGACCACGATCATCATCATGAGGAGGTGAAGATGAAGTTGCCGGAGGAGctggcggaggaggaggatatGAGGCTGTGTGGGTTTGGGCCGTGTCTTCATCACGATCACGATCACGATCACGATCACGAATCAAGTTCTAGTCTTTCTGGATTTG caCTGTGGGTTAATGCGTTGGGATGCTCTCTTTTGGTTAGCTTGGCTTCACTCATTTGTCTGATTTTGCTCCCTGTTATGTTCG TTCAAGGGAAGCCTGCAAAATGGTTTGTTGATGCCCTGGCTCTGTTTGGG GCAGGAGCTATGTTGGGGGATGCTTTTCTTCACCAATTGCCACATGCTTTTG GTGGTGGTCACTCTCATTCGCATGATCACCATGAGAGTCATGACCATCATGATCATTCTCACTCTCATTCGGATTCGCCTTCACATTCACATTCTATACAAGATCTGTCTGTTGGACTGTCTGTTCTTG ctggGATTGTGGTCTTCCTTCTTGTGGAGAAATTGGTGCGGTACGTCGAAGAAAACTCGTCTGGATCCAATGCTTGGGGtcaccatcaccaccaccaccatgcAGGAGGCAGTAAGAAACTGAAGGATGAGGACGATCATAACAACGCGGACAAACAGTGTCCCTCTGATGCAACTGAAAATTCATCAGAAAAAGTCTCTAAAGATAAATCTCTCCGTAAG AGAAAGACTTCTGCTATTGATGGTGTGGATAAATCAAACTCAGGCTCAGAAACTATCTCCAATGGAAAATTGGACAAACCTGAACAGGCGGAGAAGAACTCAAGCCTAGTATTTGGTTACCTCAACTTGTTCTCTGATGGTGTT CACAATTTTACTGATGGAATGGCGTTAGGAAGTGCGTTTCTCATCTACGGATCAGTTGGTGGATGGTCAAGAACCATGTTCTTGCTTGCGCACGAGCTTCCCCAAGAG ATAGGTGATTTTGGGATTCTAGTGAGGTCAGGCTTCACTGTAACAAAGGCACTCTTCTTCAACTTCCTCTCTGCACTCGTTGCACTTGCAGGAACTTCATTG GTTCTGGTCTGGGGAGATGAACCGGGACAGTCATCATTGATTGAG GGATTCACAGCGGGAGGATTCATATACATAGCGGTTGCAGGTGTTCTTGCGGAGATGAACAACAACTCGGGAAAATCGACAGTTAAAAACAGTGTGTGCCATTTGATATCGTTGATGCTTGGCATGAGTGTTGCTCTTGTCATCTCTCTTCTTGAATGA
- the LOC106402393 gene encoding putative clathrin assembly protein At1g68110 yields the protein MKLWKRAAAAIKDRKSLLAVGFSKRTSHHNLDLEAAIIKATSHDSSSVDYSNAHRVYKWIRSSPHLNLKTLIHTLSSRVSHTRSWIVSLKSLMLLHGVISCKLPSVLGELRRLPFDLSDFSDGHSCLSKTWGFNIFVRAYFAFLQNYASFLSDQFHRRPASRRSFELERIQKLQSLLDLILQIRPIADNMKRTLILEAMDCIVIESINIYGRICSGVIRMLPSSGKADAAATLKIINKVTSQGEDLAVYFEFCKGFGVPNARDTPQFVSIPKAEVETIKNMIENVEEEVVEEEKAMVVLEKPRLETIITEKWEIFEDDECCFHEKVIKEYQKHPLPLIVSYQEPVYIEYMMPDLITF from the coding sequence atgaagctgtggaAACGAGCCGCCGCCGCGATAAAAGACCGTAAAAGCCTATTAGCGGTCGGATTCTCAAAGCGAACTTCACACCACAACTTAGACCTCGAAGCAGCCATCATCAAAGCCACCTCCCACGACTCCTCCTCCGTCGACTACTCCAACGCTCACCGCGTCTACAAATGGATCCGATCTTCTCCTCATCTCAACCTCAAGACGCTAATCCACACCCTCTCCTCCCGCGTCAGCCACACGCGCAGCTGGATCGTCTCCCTCAAATCCCTTATGCTCCTCCACGGCGTTATCTCCTGCAAACTCCCCTCCGTCCTCGGAGAGCTCCGCCGTCTCCCTTTCGACCTCTCAGATTTCTCCGACGGGCATTCGTGCCTCAGCAAAACATGGGGGTTCAACATCTTCGTCCGTGCTTACTTCGCCTTCCTCCAAAACTACGCTTCATTCTTATCCGATCAGTTCCACCGCCGCCCCGCGAGTAGAAGATCTTTTGAGCTGGAAAGGATCCAGAAACTGCAGTCTCTTCTCGATTTGATTCTACAGATACGTCCCATTGCTGATAACATGAAGAGGACGTTGATCCTAGAAGCGATGGATTGTATTGTGATCGAGAGTATCAACATCTACGGTAGAATATGCAGCGGCGTCATCAGAATGCTTCCTAGTTCAGGTAAAGCAGACGCCGCTGCGACCTTAAAGATCATCAATAAGGTAACGTCTCAGGGAGAAGATTTAGCTGTCTACTTTGAATTTTGCAAAGGATTTGGCGTCCCGAACGCGAGAGATACTCCTCAGTTCGTTAGTATACCAAAGGCGGAAGTAGAAACAATCAAGAACATGATTGAGAACGTTGAAGAAGAAGTAGTAGAGGAAGAGAAAGCTATGGTGGTTTTGGAGAAACCGAGATTGGAGACGATCATCACAGAGAAATGGGAGATTTTCGAAGATGATGAGTGTTGTTTCCATGAAAAGGTGATTAAAGAATATCAAAAGCATCCTCTGCCTCTTATAGTATCGTACCAAGAACCAGTTTATATCGAGTACATGATGCCAGATTTGATTACGTTCTAG